In Sphingomonas sp. PAMC26645, one DNA window encodes the following:
- a CDS encoding YdbL family protein, with the protein MKTKVLMMVAAAAALGGLSVAATAQRDPAYAAARAGGEVGEQPDGYLGLVGAASGDLRALVNNINIQRKSAYTAKAQASGATVEQLAFTSGCNLIMQTNPGEKYKTPNGVWKTRTAGAPERDSRCV; encoded by the coding sequence ATGAAGACCAAGGTCCTTATGATGGTTGCCGCAGCGGCGGCTCTCGGTGGCCTGTCTGTCGCGGCAACCGCGCAGCGCGATCCGGCCTATGCCGCCGCGCGTGCCGGGGGCGAGGTCGGCGAGCAGCCCGACGGCTATCTCGGCCTGGTCGGCGCGGCGAGCGGTGATCTGCGTGCGCTGGTCAACAACATCAATATCCAGCGCAAGTCGGCGTACACGGCAAAGGCGCAGGCGAGCGGCGCGACGGTCGAGCAACTCGCCTTCACGAGCGGCTGCAACCTGATCATGCAGACCAACCCCGGCGAGAAGTACAAGACGCCGAACGGTGTCTGGAAGACCCGCACCGCCGGTGCCCCCGAACGCGATTCGCGCTGCGTTTGA
- a CDS encoding YnbE family lipoprotein, with product MTRTIAIIGLTAALPGCINVSAPDKPIEINLNINVTQEVVYRLDGEAKSLIQQNPGIF from the coding sequence ATGACGAGGACGATCGCGATTATCGGGCTGACGGCGGCCTTGCCGGGCTGCATCAACGTGTCGGCGCCCGACAAGCCGATCGAGATCAACCTCAACATCAACGTCACGCAGGAAGTGGTCTATCGTCTCGATGGCGAGGCGAAATCGTTGATCCAGCAGAATCCGGGGATATTTTAA
- a CDS encoding AtpZ/AtpI family protein: MAEIEPGQDPQGVEDPRLSALDERLREAQHRETLAKGQKGADAERGYSQGNRVISALIGSLVGSALIGWLIDRWFGTGPWGLIVLLFLGIAVAFRQIIRISGERPE, from the coding sequence GTGGCGGAGATCGAACCCGGACAGGACCCCCAGGGTGTTGAAGATCCGCGACTTTCCGCGCTCGATGAGCGATTGCGAGAGGCGCAGCATCGGGAAACGCTCGCAAAGGGGCAGAAGGGGGCGGATGCCGAGCGGGGGTACTCGCAAGGCAATCGCGTCATTTCCGCTCTCATCGGGAGTCTCGTCGGCAGTGCGCTGATCGGGTGGTTGATAGACCGCTGGTTCGGCACTGGCCCTTGGGGGCTGATCGTGTTGCTGTTCCTCGGGATAGCGGTCGCGTTCAGGCAGATCATTCGAATTTCAGGCGAACGCCCGGAGTAA